Proteins encoded by one window of Winogradskyella sp. PG-2:
- a CDS encoding metal ABC transporter ATP-binding protein, translating to MKEQARNNKTPTLAGVIAVKVDDLTVAYNYKPVLWDIDLEIPEGVLMAIVGPNGAGKSTLIKAILGILDPIAGSVSIYGKSYEKQRKLVAYVPQKGSVDWDFPTTALDVVKMGTYGSLGWIKRPGQKEKKAALEALEKVGMLPFKNRQISQLSGGQQQRIFLARALVQNASIYFMDEPFQGVDAITEIAIINILKELRKEGKTVIVVHHDLQTVPEYFDWVTFLNVKKIATGPVKDIFNDDNLTKTYGINYKVSIQE from the coding sequence ATGAAAGAACAAGCTAGAAATAATAAGACCCCTACTTTAGCAGGAGTTATAGCAGTAAAAGTAGACGATTTAACTGTAGCTTATAACTACAAGCCTGTACTTTGGGATATCGATTTAGAAATTCCTGAAGGAGTGCTAATGGCTATTGTTGGACCAAACGGAGCAGGAAAATCCACACTTATAAAAGCTATTTTAGGCATTTTAGACCCAATTGCCGGAAGTGTTAGTATTTACGGAAAATCTTACGAAAAGCAACGAAAGTTGGTAGCTTACGTACCTCAAAAAGGAAGCGTCGATTGGGATTTTCCAACAACAGCTCTAGATGTTGTGAAAATGGGAACATACGGCAGTTTAGGCTGGATAAAACGACCAGGTCAAAAAGAGAAAAAAGCAGCGCTTGAAGCTTTAGAAAAAGTGGGAATGCTGCCTTTTAAAAACAGGCAAATTAGTCAACTATCTGGAGGGCAACAACAACGTATATTTTTGGCTAGAGCGTTAGTTCAAAATGCTTCTATTTATTTTATGGACGAGCCATTTCAAGGTGTAGATGCAATAACCGAAATTGCTATAATAAATATTCTAAAAGAACTCAGAAAAGAAGGTAAAACAGTTATTGTCGTTCATCACGATTTACAAACCGTTCCAGAATATTTTGATTGGGTTACATTTTTAAACGTAAAGAAAATTGCAACAGGACCTGTAAAGGATATCTTTAATGATGACAACCTAACAAAGACTTACGGCATTAATTATAAAGTAAGTATACAAGAGTAA
- a CDS encoding metal ABC transporter solute-binding protein, Zn/Mn family, protein MRKIFFLICLVQSFTNCKNEPKDDGKLNIVTTTTMITDLVKNIGGDAVNVQGVMGSGVDPHLYKASEGDVSKLVDADIIFYNGLHLEGKLIEVFEKMGSATKTPIALADELDKSTLIGSDYFASNYDPHVWFDISYFGIFAEKVAKVLAEQDPKNAEIYAKNMTAYLLELKALNDNINAKIAELALENRILVTAHDAFNYFGKAYNFEVVGLQGLSTATEAGVKDVQKLSAFIIEKQIKAVFVESSVPKRTIEALQAAVKSKGHNVEIGGTLYSDALGTKGTIEGTYIGMFEYNVNTIVGALK, encoded by the coding sequence ATGAGAAAAATCTTTTTCTTAATCTGCTTAGTTCAAAGTTTTACAAACTGTAAAAATGAACCTAAAGACGACGGAAAATTAAATATCGTCACTACTACGACCATGATTACTGATTTGGTTAAAAACATAGGTGGTGATGCTGTTAATGTACAAGGTGTAATGGGCTCTGGTGTAGATCCGCATTTGTATAAAGCTAGCGAAGGAGATGTTTCTAAACTGGTAGATGCAGATATCATTTTTTATAACGGTCTGCATTTAGAAGGAAAGCTTATTGAAGTTTTTGAAAAAATGGGAAGCGCAACTAAAACACCAATTGCTTTAGCTGACGAATTAGATAAAAGCACCTTAATTGGCTCAGATTATTTTGCCTCTAACTATGATCCACATGTTTGGTTTGATATTAGCTACTTTGGAATATTTGCAGAAAAGGTGGCAAAGGTATTGGCAGAACAGGACCCAAAAAATGCTGAAATCTATGCTAAAAATATGACCGCCTACTTATTGGAATTAAAGGCGCTAAATGATAACATAAATGCTAAAATTGCCGAACTCGCTCTTGAAAATCGAATCTTAGTTACAGCACATGATGCCTTTAACTATTTCGGTAAAGCATATAATTTTGAAGTTGTAGGCTTACAAGGCTTATCCACAGCAACAGAAGCTGGTGTTAAAGATGTACAAAAACTGTCTGCTTTTATTATAGAAAAACAGATTAAAGCTGTTTTTGTTGAAAGTTCAGTGCCAAAACGTACTATTGAAGCCTTACAGGCAGCCGTAAAATCTAAAGGTCATAATGTTGAAATTGGAGGTACGCTTTACTCAGATGCATTAGGAACTAAAGGGACCATCGAAGGTACTTATATTGGTATGTTTGAGTATAACGTAAACACAATTGTTGGTGCTTTGAAGTGA